A DNA window from Mastacembelus armatus chromosome 11, fMasArm1.2, whole genome shotgun sequence contains the following coding sequences:
- the LOC113126765 gene encoding E3 ubiquitin-protein ligase RING2-A isoform X1, with amino-acid sequence MAAPVNIQTPSKTWELSLYELHRTPQEAIMDGTEVAVSPRSLHSELMCPICLDMLKNTMTTKECLHRFCSDCIVTALRSGNKECPTCRKKLVSRRSLRRDSNFDALISKIYPSRDEYEAHQRRVLERLNRLHNKEALSSSIEEGLRQQARYRSERNHRVKKQTQESDNTTFSGGEDNGDARSHLSHDSAPSHTPNPRGQTPSEAGPSRKRPRASDDGSGPEVDSGSPTPPLRRHNEGPASEIELVFRPHPQLVQAQDYNQTRYVKTTANATVDHLSKYLALRIALEDRGREEEGGEERPADTGEGGEGSSLCNISEKQYTIYIMTRGGQFSTLNGSLTLELVNEKYWKVRKPLELYYAPTKDQQQPPPQQPQKSPAPQREG; translated from the exons ATGGCAGCTCCTGTAAACATCCAGACTCCAAGTAAAACCTGGGAGCTGAGTCTGTACGAGCTGCACAGGACCCCTCAG gagGCGATCATGGACGGGACGGAGGTGGCGGTGTCTCCTCGCTCTCTGCACAGCGAGCTGATGTGTCCCATCTGTCTGGACATGTTGAAGAACACCATGACCACCAAAGAGTGTCTGCACCGCTTCTGCTCCGACTGCATCGTCACCGCGCTGCGGTCAGG GAACAAAGAGTGTCCCACCTGCAGGAAGAAGCTGGTCTCCAGGCGTTCGCTGCGCAGAGACTCCAACTTTGACGCTCTGATCTCGAAGATTTACCCGAGTCGTGACGAATATGAGGCCCACCAGCGCCGAGTCCTGGAGCGGCTCAACAGGCTGCACAACAAGGAGGCGCTGAGCTCCAGCATCGAAGAGGGGCTCCGCCAGCAGGCCCGCTACAGGTCCGAGAG GAACCACCGGGTGAAGAAACAGACTCAGGAGAGTGACAACACCACCTTCAGCGGTGGGGAGGACAACGGTGATGCCCGCTCACACCTGTCCCATGACTCCGCCCCATCGCACACCCCCAATCCTCGCGGCCAGACGCCGTCTGAGGCCGGGCCGAGCCGCAAGAGGCCCAGAGCGTCAGACGACGGCTCAGGACCCGAGGTGGACAGCGGGAGCCCGACTCCGCCGCTGAGGCGCCACAACGAGGGACCGGCCTCAGAGATCGAGCTGGTGTTCAGACCACACCCACAGCTGGTCCAAGCCCAGGACTACAACCAGACCAG ATACGTGAAGACGACAGCCAACGCCACAGTGGACCATCTGTCCAAATACCTCGCTCTGCGCATCGCTctggaggacagagggagggaggaggaaggaggagaggaaagaccGGCAGACAccggagaaggaggagagggttCGAGTCTGTGCAACATCAGTGAGAAACAGTACACCATCTACATCATGACGAGAGGAGGCCAGTTCTCT ACGCTGAACGGCTCTCTGACTCTGGAGCTGGTCAATGAGAAGTACTGGAAGGTCAGGAAGCCTCTGGAGCTTTACTATGCTCCCACCAAGgaccagcagcagccaccacCTCAGCAACCACAGAAGTCCCCTGCCCCACAGAGGGAGGGCTGA
- the LOC113126765 gene encoding E3 ubiquitin-protein ligase RING2-A isoform X2: protein MAAPVNIQTPSKTWELSLYELHRTPQEAIMDGTEVAVSPRSLHSELMCPICLDMLKNTMTTKECLHRFCSDCIVTALRSGNKECPTCRKKLVSRRSLRRDSNFDALISKIYPSRDEYEAHQRRVLERLNRLHNKEALSSSIEEGLRQQARYRNHRVKKQTQESDNTTFSGGEDNGDARSHLSHDSAPSHTPNPRGQTPSEAGPSRKRPRASDDGSGPEVDSGSPTPPLRRHNEGPASEIELVFRPHPQLVQAQDYNQTRYVKTTANATVDHLSKYLALRIALEDRGREEEGGEERPADTGEGGEGSSLCNISEKQYTIYIMTRGGQFSTLNGSLTLELVNEKYWKVRKPLELYYAPTKDQQQPPPQQPQKSPAPQREG from the exons ATGGCAGCTCCTGTAAACATCCAGACTCCAAGTAAAACCTGGGAGCTGAGTCTGTACGAGCTGCACAGGACCCCTCAG gagGCGATCATGGACGGGACGGAGGTGGCGGTGTCTCCTCGCTCTCTGCACAGCGAGCTGATGTGTCCCATCTGTCTGGACATGTTGAAGAACACCATGACCACCAAAGAGTGTCTGCACCGCTTCTGCTCCGACTGCATCGTCACCGCGCTGCGGTCAGG GAACAAAGAGTGTCCCACCTGCAGGAAGAAGCTGGTCTCCAGGCGTTCGCTGCGCAGAGACTCCAACTTTGACGCTCTGATCTCGAAGATTTACCCGAGTCGTGACGAATATGAGGCCCACCAGCGCCGAGTCCTGGAGCGGCTCAACAGGCTGCACAACAAGGAGGCGCTGAGCTCCAGCATCGAAGAGGGGCTCCGCCAGCAGGCCCGCTACAG GAACCACCGGGTGAAGAAACAGACTCAGGAGAGTGACAACACCACCTTCAGCGGTGGGGAGGACAACGGTGATGCCCGCTCACACCTGTCCCATGACTCCGCCCCATCGCACACCCCCAATCCTCGCGGCCAGACGCCGTCTGAGGCCGGGCCGAGCCGCAAGAGGCCCAGAGCGTCAGACGACGGCTCAGGACCCGAGGTGGACAGCGGGAGCCCGACTCCGCCGCTGAGGCGCCACAACGAGGGACCGGCCTCAGAGATCGAGCTGGTGTTCAGACCACACCCACAGCTGGTCCAAGCCCAGGACTACAACCAGACCAG ATACGTGAAGACGACAGCCAACGCCACAGTGGACCATCTGTCCAAATACCTCGCTCTGCGCATCGCTctggaggacagagggagggaggaggaaggaggagaggaaagaccGGCAGACAccggagaaggaggagagggttCGAGTCTGTGCAACATCAGTGAGAAACAGTACACCATCTACATCATGACGAGAGGAGGCCAGTTCTCT ACGCTGAACGGCTCTCTGACTCTGGAGCTGGTCAATGAGAAGTACTGGAAGGTCAGGAAGCCTCTGGAGCTTTACTATGCTCCCACCAAGgaccagcagcagccaccacCTCAGCAACCACAGAAGTCCCCTGCCCCACAGAGGGAGGGCTGA
- the rps18 gene encoding small ribosomal subunit protein uS13 has protein sequence MSLVIPEKFQHILRVLNTNIDGRRKIAFAITAIKGVGRRYAHVVLRKADIDLNKRAGELTEEEVERVVTIMQNPRQYKIPDWFLNRQKDIKDGKYSQVLANGLDNKLREDLERLKKIRAHRGLRHFWGLRVRGQHTKTTGRRGRTVGVSKKK, from the exons ATG tctctgGTCATCCCTGAGAAGTTCCAGCACATTCTTCGTGTTCTCAACACGAACATCGATGGCAGGAGGAAGATCGCCTTCGCCATCACCGCCATTAAG GGTGTTGGCAGACGTTACGCCCACGTCGTCCTGAGGAAGGCCGACATCGACCTGAACAAGAGGGCTGGAGagctgacagaggaggag GTCGAGCGGGTTGTGACCATCATGCAGAATCCTCGCCAGTACAAAATCCCAGACTGGTTCCTCAACAGGCAGAAGGACATCAAGGATGGCAAATACAGCCAG GTCCTTGCCAACGGTCTGGACAACAAGCTGAGAGAAGACCTGGAGAGGCTGAAGAAGATTAGGGCTCATCGAGGTCTCAGGCACTTCTGGGG tcTGCGTGTGCGCGGTCAGCACACCAAGACCACCGGGCGCCGCGGTCGCACTGTGGGTGTGTCCAAGAAGAAGTAA